The Dongia rigui genome includes the window GCCGTCTTGGCGCCGGTATTCTCGACCAGGTAATCCGTGCCGCGGACCGAGGCCACCGCCGTGGTCGTGCGGACATCGAAGCGGCCCCAGGAGGTGGCCTTGTTGACCGTGACCCGGGCGATGCCGGCGATGACGTCGAGCACCGCCGAGGATTCCTGCGCCTCGGGTGCAAAGAAGGCGATCGCCACCTCGCTGCCCGGGCCGACGGTCAGTACCGATCCGTCAGAGAAGGTGACTTCGGCCCGTGCGTCGGCACCGGCGCGGATGCTGTCGCTGACCAGCACGTCCTGCCCGGGCGCGGCCGCACTCTCCACCCCGCTGCGGATGATCGTGACCGGGCCGGCCAGGCGCGAGAGTTTGCCCGCCGTCCCTTCCGCCGCAAAGCCGGGGCGGGTCAGGAGCCAACCGGCCGCCAACGAGGCGGGCAAGGCGAGCAGAAAATCGCGTTTCGAAAGTGGCATCCTTAATCTCCTTTGACTGGCCGCCGGTCTTCGGGGCAGCAGGCTAGGTAGGTTCCCCGTCGGCCTCAAGCGACATGACGACAATCATGTGGCCTCCCCCGGAGCCGGCGGCTGTGAACTGCTTCACGCCGCATGATCGTACAGGAGCGGACCCTGCCGGGGGCAAAAAAGGGCCTGATTCGACACGAAATTTGCGCCTTGGGGGGCCCGAATCGGTCGCAGAATGCTTCTCAGTCCGGATTTCGCTCGCTAAACTGCCCCCAGACCGGGCCCGGCTGGCGGGCAGCGATCGGGGGAGATTTGATCATGAAGATACGCGGCCTGCTCATCTCAGTTATGATGGGCGCCTCAGTCGTTACAGGCTGCCAGCCCTGGAGCGGCGGTGCGAGCGAACCGGTGCAGCCGGTGGCCCCCGTCGCCACGCCGGCAGCCCCCTTGCCCCCCGCCCGGATGAATGTGGCCCAACCCAATGACTTGATTGGGTCCTGGCAGATGGTCCAATTGCCGCCGGCCTTCGTGCAGCCATCGCGCCCGACCTCTTCCTTCAGCAATCCCTGGCAATGGTTCATCATCAGCCCGATGGACGGGACCGGCGTGGGCCGCATTGGCCTGGTGACGCGGGCGGAGGCGCCCAAGGTGCCGGTCAACGACCAGATTCTGGCGGATGCCTGGGCACAGGCGCCGATGTACGACACCTACCGCATGGCAGGCGGCGTCATGTCAGTGACACCCGTGGCCGTCACCGGCTGGTCGGCGCAAGGGACGCAGACCTGGCGGGTCTATACCGTCACCAATGCCGGGCTGATGCTGGGCATGCAGGCCTTGCCCGGCGACGTGCTGATGACACTGACGACGCCGGACAACCAGCCGCTTTATTACCGCATGCTCCGCCGCATACCGCGCGTGCAGCAATAGGTTCGTCATTCTTGTCCAAAGCCGAATTGTTCGGATTGTCGGACAAGAACTGAATCAAACAACTGGCGATGATGCCTCGCCGATGGTCGTGACATCGGCGAGGCGACAATCTTAAAGTACTGGTCAGTCGCAGCTTCTCTTAGGTCATGAACTCATTGAGAGCGCTAACCTTCCGGAAGAGCCGCGCCAGTTCAGTGTGATCAATTGCCTTGCACAATCTCCCTGACGGTTTGAACGTCGCCATGTCCTCAGCCGCCACCAGGGCGTTCACCACTGCTTCCTCAATGGCCTCCACGGCTGCCAGATAGAAGGCATCGCAGCCCTCGTCGGCAATGAATTCCATATTCTGGATTGGTGTCATGCTGGCCTGACGTGTCCGGTCGTTTGCCGTGCTAATGGCGAGGAAGATGTCGCCGGAATTGTTCCCGCCGGGCGTCCCATTGCGGCCGATCCCGATGGAGGCTCGCTTGGCGAGCCGGCGCAGCTGCGAAGGCAAGAACGGGGCGTCGGTAGCTGTCGTCGCTGATCCCAAACATGAATACACGCGGCTCCTGATCGCCTCTCAACCTGGTCGCTGGGCGCCGGCTGCGCCCCGCACCACATCCTCTTCCGCCCCGGCCCTGCTCAGAGTTCGCGAACTTGTCGTCAGCTTTCCCCGGCCGACAAGGATCGGCGAACTTTTCTCGCGGGGCGACCGGTCCTTCCGCGCGGTCGACAATGTCACCTTTGAGGTACGGGCTGGAGAGAGCTTTGCCATCGTCGGCGAAAGCGGTTCGGGCAAGAGCACGATCGCCCGTGCGATCATTGGGCTGGTAAGGCCGTCCGGTGGCACGCTCCAATGCAACGGCCAAGACGTGACGGCGCTCAGTGGCGACGCTCTGCGGCGCTTTCGGCGCTCGGTGCAGATGATCTTCCAGAGTCCCTATGATTCGCTCAATCCGCGACTGCCCATTGGCGAAACCATTGCCGAGCCCATGATCCGACATGGCCTGTTCAAGCCAGCGGCAGCCCGCCACAAGGCTGCGGAATTGCTGGAAATGGTCGAGCTGTCGCCGGATCTTGCACACAGGCGCCCCCATGCGATTGCTTTCGAGACCGGTTTGTCCATTGCTGATCGCGTCGGGGTCAGCGAGATGAGTGTTATCCGGTTCATTCGCTCACTCGGTTATCGCAATCTTCGTGACCTTAAGAATGCGACCCGCGGTAAGATCAGTGGCGATCATCCGGACGTCGACAACGCCATGGAGCGATTCCAGGTTCACCATGACGGGTTGGCCGAAAGCCTCAAACTGGAACTGAAGGCCGTCGTCAAGGCATATGAATTGACTGGGACCAAAGAATGGGCCGGTGCTGTCGACCTGCTGGCAACGCGCAGAACCGTCTTTGTCTGCGGTTTCCAGGCCAGCAAGGGATTGGCATTGGACTTTGCCAATCGGCTGAAATACGCGCGCCCCGGCGTTCATTTTGCCGAGGGCACCGCAGGTACCTTCTCGGAGGTTTTGCAAGCGCCCGCGAAGGAAAGCTGCCTGGTACTCTTCGATACGATCGCCTATGCGCGGAAATCGATGATGCTCGCGCGCAAGGCCCAGGAAAAGAAGCTGCCAATCGTCATCGTCACCGACATGTTCAGTCACTGGGCGCACGACTTCACCGATTTGGTGCTCGAAGGTCATACTTATGTGAAGACTTTCTGGGATTCCTCAGCCAGCATCAGCGTGATTGTCAACCTACTCATTAACTCGGTCGCCACGAAACTTGGGCGCAAGGCCGAGGATAATTTTCGGGAGATGGTCGAGTACGGTGACTATTTCGAGGAATTCGAGAAAGTGCGCGAAACACTGAAGCGCGGGCGCGTGAAGAAAGTCACGGGCGATAGATAGCCTAAAGATCGACTGAACGAGATTCTGACGGCCAGTGCCGGTAAGTCGGCGCCGAGGCTATGACGTCAGTTTACAAGAGGGCCTTTGCTGCCGCCTGGGCGAGCCTTTCGGCCGCCTTTGCGAGCGTGTCCGCGACCTTGGCGGCAACCTTGGCGTAGTTCTCGAGCTTTTTCAGCTTGGCGAGATCGTCCTGCAGGCCATCATTGATCGTGGTGATGTCGCGCAGAAGCTTCTTTACCTCCGCGGTCTCGTCGAGGCGGCGGGCGGTGACGAAAGCCAGAACTCGAAAACCCTCGCGCACCTCAGCTTGCGTGGCGCGCCGTTCCCGGCGACGCGTATTCTCCTCGGCGGTGAGCTGACGCTTGGCCTTGAAGGCGGTGAAATCGATCACGTCGATCTCGTCCTGCAGCTCGCGTTCGAGATTGGCGAGGTTCTGTCGCGCGGCATTGGCAGAAGCGATGACGTCTGCCGCGGAAAGCTGTTCTGTCGCCATGATCTAGCCCTCCCCGCCGACAGCTTTGATATCCTTGATGATCTTTGCCAGCTTCTGGGCCTCAGCCGCAAAGGCCTCAATCTGCGCCATGGCATCGGCCGCCGTCACGCCCTGGTCCTGCAACGCATCGGCTAGGGCATCATGCGCAACCCCCAAGCGCTCGAACAATTGCGGTGGTGCGGAGACCAGCAGCTGGTCGTAGCGCGCAGCACTCGATGCCAAGGCGGACAGCGTTGAGGCATTCCCGTTGGCGCGAAAATCATCGAGCGCCTTTGAGACATCCTCGGCGAGTTCGGAGCGCGGCACGTCGGACACGAATGTCGCCGTCATCGCGAAGCGATCGGCCGCCTGCCGGATCACCGGCTTGGCGGCGGCCGTTGCCTCCTGCAGGCCGTCTTCCTTTACGTGGTCGACATATTTGCCGACGACCCAGTTGACGGCGGCGCCGACCGGTGTCGCAAAGGCCGGCACGGATCCGGCCGGCCGCCCCTCTGCTGTGGCAACAGTCGCGGCCAGGTTCTGCACGCTCGCCAACGTCGCATTCACCTGCGTCTCGACTTGGCTCGCTGTATCAGCCGCCAAAAGATCCTTCAAATTCTGTGCGTAGCTCGCGATGCCGGACATGACCAAGGTCATGTCCGTCAACGGCGGCTGCGGGGGATATGGCTCCCCCTCATCGCCCTCATCCGCGAGGACGATAAGCTGGCATCGTTCCGACGTAGTTTGGCAGTTGGCATCTGCCATCTTGATGAACATCTTGCCCTCGATGACGCTGCGATCGAGCACCGCCTTATAGGCATCGGTGACCTGATCGTTCAGCTGTGCCAGCGAAGCGTTAGCATCGGTCGTCGCCGCCGCAAAATCATCGATCGGCTTCTGGTAATCGGCGGTGGAACACGCGGCGAGCAACAATGACAGCAGGACTGCCGCCTGCCGTCGCCGCCAGATCTCGCGCTGCCAATGCATGGCATCCCCTGTCCACAACAAGTTGATGTTGATGAAAGCGGCGCCAGAAAATCACTTATCCTCTGCTCAGAAAAGGAGAAAGAGCCACCGGCAAACTGGTTCACAACGGCATGTATTGTCACTTAGGGAAGTACTAAACGAGGCAAACGCCACTACAGGACATCTGTGACAGTTGCAGTACCTCGTTATCGATTGACGCTATTTTTAAATGTAGTCATTAACTATTATTCTATTGAATGGAGTCTGGCTGGAGGCATATGGTCTGCACGCAAACACCCAAATTCGCCGCGTAGCACTCGATCTGAAGCAGCTTCCAGGGAGGACACTATGTGCCCGGGACCGACGCTTGCTGACGTAGATAGCCATTTGCCGGACGCCACCCGTAACGGGACCTACCATTTCCTCGATGTTGGGGATGAGAAGTATGGCGAGTGTACGCTTGTCATCTTCGGCAAGACCCGCGTATTGATCGACGGCAGCCATCGCGGCGATGTCGTGGGGCGTAATGGCCGACCATCCATTCCCGATCAGTTGGCTGAAATCCTGCAGGAAGAAGCGCCGCACCATATCAGCCTTCTTGTGGTGACGCACGGCCACAATGACCATATCGGCTGCTTGCCCGATCTCGTCGCCAATGAAGTCATTGACGCTGATTGGGCCCTGATTACCGATCCGC containing:
- a CDS encoding P1 family peptidase; the encoded protein is MPSQLRRLAKRASIGIGRNGTPGGNNSGDIFLAISTANDRTRQASMTPIQNMEFIADEGCDAFYLAAVEAIEEAVVNALVAAEDMATFKPSGRLCKAIDHTELARLFRKVSALNEFMT
- a CDS encoding FecR family protein, which produces MPLSKRDFLLALPASLAAGWLLTRPGFAAEGTAGKLSRLAGPVTIIRSGVESAAAPGQDVLVSDSIRAGADARAEVTFSDGSVLTVGPGSEVAIAFFAPEAQESSAVLDVIAGIARVTVNKATSWGRFDVRTTTAVASVRGTDYLVENTGAKTAVFVAEGRVAVSSRAGSGTVVLRQGQGVDVTAEKGPLTVKTWGAKRRDEALARVTIP
- a CDS encoding ATP-binding cassette domain-containing protein, translated to MASRRSCEGKNGASVAVVADPKHEYTRLLIASQPGRWAPAAPRTTSSSAPALLRVRELVVSFPRPTRIGELFSRGDRSFRAVDNVTFEVRAGESFAIVGESGSGKSTIARAIIGLVRPSGGTLQCNGQDVTALSGDALRRFRRSVQMIFQSPYDSLNPRLPIGETIAEPMIRHGLFKPAAARHKAAELLEMVELSPDLAHRRPHAIAFETGLSIADRVGVSEMSVIRFIRSLGYRNLRDLKNATRGKISGDHPDVDNAMERFQVHHDGLAESLKLELKAVVKAYELTGTKEWAGAVDLLATRRTVFVCGFQASKGLALDFANRLKYARPGVHFAEGTAGTFSEVLQAPAKESCLVLFDTIAYARKSMMLARKAQEKKLPIVIVTDMFSHWAHDFTDLVLEGHTYVKTFWDSSASISVIVNLLINSVATKLGRKAEDNFREMVEYGDYFEEFEKVRETLKRGRVKKVTGDR